A single genomic interval of Croceibacter atlanticus HTCC2559 harbors:
- a CDS encoding glycosyltransferase family 2 protein, protein MNTPMISIITPSYNKGAFLEEALNSVLSQSFKDWECIIIDDGSTDNTREIGEQWALNDKRFKYYYKKNGGVSSARNYAITKASGTYILPLDADDNIHEDYLSKIVYAFQENPNLKLVSSRIQKFGYAHDEYVLPEYSYKRLLYSNCFSHCSAFKKIDWERIGGYDEEIPSLEDWEFWIRLLDEKSEVLKIQELLFNYRKHKTNSLSNRFYSDPDFYFEMYDLVYKKNKILYDAYFPRPIIAFQHREELLAFNNKIKNTLVFKIYTFLKKTKKKLGF, encoded by the coding sequence ATGAACACACCCATGATTTCTATAATTACACCTAGTTACAATAAGGGTGCTTTTCTTGAAGAGGCTTTAAATTCTGTTTTAAGCCAGTCTTTTAAAGATTGGGAGTGTATTATTATAGATGATGGCAGTACAGATAATACTAGAGAAATAGGAGAACAATGGGCTTTAAATGATAAACGATTTAAATATTATTATAAAAAAAATGGTGGAGTAAGTAGTGCTAGAAATTATGCCATAACTAAAGCTTCAGGCACTTACATTTTACCCTTAGATGCAGATGATAATATTCACGAAGACTATTTAAGCAAGATTGTTTATGCATTTCAAGAAAATCCAAATTTAAAATTAGTAAGTAGTCGAATACAGAAGTTTGGCTACGCTCATGATGAATATGTTTTACCAGAATATAGTTATAAAAGACTTTTATATAGTAATTGTTTTAGTCATTGTTCTGCTTTTAAAAAAATAGACTGGGAAAGAATTGGAGGTTATGACGAGGAAATCCCATCTTTAGAAGATTGGGAGTTTTGGATACGATTATTAGATGAGAAAAGTGAAGTATTAAAAATACAAGAACTTCTTTTTAATTACAGAAAACATAAAACTAATTCCTTGTCAAATAGATTTTATTCTGATCCTGATTTTTATTTTGAGATGTATGACTTAGTTTATAAGAAAAACAAGATTCTCTATGATGCTTATTTTCCAAGACCAATAATTGCTTTTCAGCATCGTGAAGAATTATTGGCTTTTAACAATAAAATAAAAAATACATTAGTCTTTAAGATTTACACATTTTTAAAAAAGACAAAAAAAAAGTTAGGTTTTTAG
- a CDS encoding glycosyltransferase family A protein, with protein sequence MRKGENISKEQSISLKGFNHRVIIPLYIPNEEDYYKDSWQIFTMCITSLLNTIAPHTAISIVSNGSSKEINSRLLNFCLDNDIDQLIIEEQKIGKINSILRVLKFTREPFVTITDADILFLNGWLNETSNIFQAFPKAAAVSPLPVFRTQNHYTSNIIFDNLFSKKLKFTKVKDPEGLTKFAKSIGWSRLDEKWKDLIMTIGSDKIRAVVGCNHAVVTYRTEIFKKQTFKFAEYALGGETEGYYLDRLPQLYDGYRLATETTFARHMGNQLDESIITEFKTIEVEKVNSFKTDNILKYRPLSNFLKNIIFKKILNKKSIKRLVYLNKGLPSSKIENFI encoded by the coding sequence ATGCGAAAAGGCGAAAACATATCCAAGGAACAATCTATCTCATTAAAAGGATTTAACCATCGTGTTATCATACCATTATACATTCCTAACGAAGAAGATTATTATAAAGATTCTTGGCAAATTTTTACAATGTGTATAACATCGCTTTTAAATACGATAGCTCCACATACTGCAATTTCAATAGTTAGTAATGGATCATCCAAGGAGATAAATTCAAGATTGCTTAATTTTTGCCTAGACAATGATATTGATCAACTCATTATTGAAGAACAAAAAATAGGAAAAATCAATAGTATCTTAAGAGTTCTTAAGTTTACAAGAGAACCTTTCGTTACAATTACCGATGCCGATATATTGTTCTTAAATGGTTGGCTAAATGAAACCTCAAATATATTTCAAGCATTTCCCAAAGCTGCAGCAGTAAGTCCTTTACCTGTATTTAGGACACAAAACCATTATACATCTAATATTATATTTGACAACTTGTTTTCTAAGAAATTAAAATTTACAAAAGTTAAAGATCCTGAGGGTTTAACCAAATTTGCAAAAAGTATAGGATGGAGTCGCCTTGATGAAAAGTGGAAAGATTTGATAATGACTATTGGTTCAGATAAAATTAGAGCAGTTGTAGGTTGTAATCATGCAGTCGTGACCTACAGAACTGAGATCTTTAAAAAACAAACATTTAAATTTGCAGAGTATGCTTTAGGTGGAGAAACAGAAGGCTACTATTTAGATAGGCTTCCTCAGTTATATGATGGCTACCGTTTAGCAACGGAAACTACTTTTGCTAGGCATATGGGCAATCAGCTTGATGAGTCAATAATTACTGAATTTAAAACTATTGAAGTCGAAAAAGTTAATAGTTTCAAAACTGACAATATTTTAAAATATAGACCTTTATCTAATTTTCTGAAAAATATAATTTTTAAAAAGATATTGAATAAAAAATCGATCAAACGATTAGTGTATTTAAACAAAGGATTACCTTCAAGTAAAATTGAAAATTTTATTTAG
- a CDS encoding glycosyltransferase, producing MKISVVIRTKNQEHELEFLLKNLKTRYDDDIDEIIVLDNLSSDNSEKITLQYGAKFISIKNFSYGGSANIAAQSASHDIVVLFSAHSYPVSHDFFKLIKTAFIENKNLAGVRCLHNPNDYQNFINGISAKEDPNKSGLVFAGSAFNKKVWLKHPFNEDVPTFEDKEWTLRVLKEGYDIELVPAIFCYDKKRTKAQTYFRFKNDLKGNYQIWGISPTWKGVFWGLLKGVFNLFFHFSLDAYYLFKRFFRRVIFLINKPTKL from the coding sequence ATGAAAATATCTGTCGTCATACGGACAAAAAACCAAGAACATGAATTGGAGTTTTTATTAAAAAACCTCAAGACACGTTATGACGATGATATTGATGAAATTATAGTTTTGGACAATTTATCCTCAGACAATAGTGAGAAAATCACCCTACAATATGGCGCAAAATTTATATCTATAAAAAACTTTAGTTATGGTGGTAGCGCTAACATTGCTGCACAATCTGCAAGCCATGATATTGTCGTTTTGTTTAGTGCACATTCATATCCTGTAAGTCACGATTTTTTCAAGTTAATTAAAACAGCATTTATAGAAAACAAAAATCTAGCTGGAGTACGTTGCCTTCATAATCCTAATGACTATCAAAATTTTATTAATGGTATTAGCGCAAAAGAGGATCCCAATAAATCGGGACTAGTATTTGCGGGATCGGCGTTTAATAAGAAGGTTTGGTTAAAACACCCTTTTAATGAAGATGTTCCCACATTTGAAGATAAAGAATGGACTTTACGAGTGTTAAAAGAAGGATATGATATTGAGTTAGTTCCTGCCATTTTTTGCTACGATAAAAAACGTACTAAAGCACAAACATATTTCAGATTCAAAAACGACTTAAAGGGTAACTATCAAATATGGGGTATTTCGCCAACTTGGAAGGGTGTCTTTTGGGGTTTGTTAAAAGGTGTTTTTAATTTATTTTTCCATTTTTCCCTTGATGCTTATTATCTATTTAAACGTTTTTTTAGACGTGTAATTTTTCTGATAAATAAACCAACAAAACTTTAA
- a CDS encoding galactosyltransferase-related protein, with product MLYIIYPYRNRELKRIENSLNSLKNQTNKSFTVYFVDSGTEHTLAKDVENLVNTYDFVTYVYHNTQHQPWNKSRTLNSAIKSLDGGFCFVADVDMIFRNDFVEIANQLQKPNKATYFKVGFLDQVETQRDKEFEHCNIKFESTSEATGLTMFPVENLKKIHGFDEFYHFWGSEDTDVHVRLKHSGCDVQFYDKDILMLHQWHESYRIKEQDKLTKELQLSHIVRLNYRHLNHANDSKRTIVNKSTWGNIMTKSQFQELETCDTEMTSILNTLDRIQHFLYVELHNLEPGIYRFRFYSNSSEKSLKQKIKKHLGKENEVFLTMKEVNDMVLLHIISFYRNKPYTYKVNDKLQELYLTITL from the coding sequence TTGCTATATATTATATACCCATACCGAAATAGAGAATTAAAAAGAATAGAAAATTCATTAAATTCTTTAAAAAATCAAACTAATAAAAGTTTTACGGTATACTTTGTAGATTCAGGAACAGAACATACTTTAGCTAAAGATGTTGAGAATCTAGTTAATACTTATGATTTTGTTACATATGTCTACCATAATACTCAGCACCAACCTTGGAATAAATCCCGAACATTAAATAGCGCAATTAAAAGTTTGGATGGTGGCTTTTGCTTCGTTGCAGATGTAGATATGATATTTAGGAATGATTTTGTGGAAATAGCTAATCAACTTCAAAAACCAAATAAGGCAACTTATTTTAAAGTCGGTTTTTTAGATCAAGTTGAAACTCAAAGAGACAAAGAGTTTGAACATTGCAACATCAAATTTGAAAGCACGTCTGAAGCTACTGGCCTTACAATGTTTCCAGTCGAAAACTTAAAAAAAATACATGGTTTCGATGAGTTTTACCACTTTTGGGGAAGTGAAGATACAGATGTGCATGTGCGTTTAAAACATAGTGGCTGTGATGTCCAATTTTATGATAAGGATATATTAATGTTACACCAATGGCATGAATCTTACCGAATAAAAGAACAGGATAAACTTACAAAAGAGCTTCAATTGTCGCATATAGTTAGACTAAATTATCGCCACCTAAACCATGCAAATGATTCAAAGAGGACTATAGTAAATAAAAGCACTTGGGGAAATATAATGACTAAATCTCAGTTTCAAGAGTTGGAAACTTGTGATACAGAAATGACATCAATATTAAATACCTTAGACCGCATTCAGCATTTTTTATATGTAGAATTGCACAATTTAGAACCTGGTATTTATAGATTTAGATTCTATTCCAATTCTTCAGAAAAAAGTTTGAAACAGAAAATCAAAAAACATCTTGGTAAAGAGAACGAAGTTTTCCTCACAATGAAAGAAGTGAACGATATGGTTTTACTGCACATTATAAGTTTTTATCGCAATAAACCTTATACATATAAAGTAAATGATAAGCTACAAGAGCTTTATTTGACCATAACACTATGA
- a CDS encoding acylneuraminate cytidylyltransferase family protein yields the protein MKKSVGFIPLRKGSKGIPGKNKKDLAGKPLYQWVLDEAIQSNLDEVFVFTDDEGIFNDVSQNYASTKVKALPRSQKSASDTASTEFAMIEFAKQIEYDFDIICLLQATSPLTTTKDINAALVKMENVEIDSLVSVVRTHRFIWNEDGTPQNYDIYNRPRRQDFNGLLIENGAIYCTTQSTLKSFSNRLGGNIELLEMKEESLMEIDSITDWKIIEQLLLIKNSNVKL from the coding sequence ATGAAAAAAAGCGTAGGCTTCATACCATTACGAAAAGGATCGAAAGGAATACCTGGTAAAAACAAAAAAGATTTGGCAGGAAAACCCTTGTATCAATGGGTTTTAGATGAAGCTATACAATCTAATTTAGATGAGGTTTTTGTTTTCACAGATGATGAGGGAATATTTAACGATGTGTCTCAAAATTATGCATCAACAAAAGTAAAGGCGTTACCACGATCACAAAAAAGTGCATCAGACACTGCATCAACTGAATTTGCTATGATAGAATTTGCTAAACAAATAGAGTATGATTTTGATATTATTTGTTTATTACAAGCAACTTCACCGCTAACAACTACTAAAGATATTAATGCTGCATTAGTAAAAATGGAAAATGTAGAAATAGATAGTTTGGTTTCTGTAGTAAGAACACACCGCTTTATTTGGAATGAAGATGGTACACCTCAAAATTATGATATTTATAACAGACCAAGACGTCAAGACTTTAATGGGCTGTTAATTGAAAATGGTGCTATATACTGTACAACGCAAAGTACTTTAAAGAGTTTTAGTAATAGATTGGGTGGCAATATAGAATTATTAGAAATGAAAGAAGAATCTTTAATGGAGATAGACAGTATTACAGATTGGAAAATTATTGAACAGTTATTATTAATTAAAAACAGTAACGTAAAACTATAA
- a CDS encoding N-acetylneuraminate synthase family protein: MTNYNAPFVIAEIGCNHKGNLETAKELIKVAKIFCNADAVKFQKRHNIELLTKEQYNAPHPNPINSYGDTYGAHREFLEFSLEQHKELKDYCESLEIVYSCSVWDTTSAKEVSSLNPQFIKIPSACNNHYKMLAWLCDNYKGEIHISTGMTTANEIEEIVSFFEEHKRQQDLVLYNCTSGYPVPFEDVCLLDIVTLKEKYGKRIKHIGFSGHHLGIAVDVAAYTLGAHIIERHYTLDRTWKGTDHAASLEPMGLRKLSRDLKAVHKTLTHKSQDILPIERVQRDKLKYRKD, translated from the coding sequence ATGACTAACTACAATGCCCCTTTTGTAATTGCCGAAATAGGCTGTAATCATAAAGGTAATTTAGAAACAGCTAAAGAGCTTATTAAGGTTGCTAAAATATTTTGTAATGCAGATGCTGTTAAATTTCAAAAGCGTCACAATATAGAGTTGCTTACGAAAGAACAATATAACGCACCGCACCCAAACCCTATTAATTCTTATGGCGACACTTATGGTGCACATCGTGAATTTTTAGAATTTTCTCTAGAACAACATAAAGAGTTAAAAGACTACTGCGAATCTTTGGAGATAGTTTATTCTTGTTCTGTATGGGATACTACATCTGCAAAGGAGGTTTCAAGTTTAAATCCTCAGTTTATAAAAATACCTTCGGCTTGTAATAATCACTACAAAATGTTGGCCTGGCTTTGCGATAACTATAAAGGAGAAATTCATATTTCAACAGGTATGACAACGGCCAATGAAATTGAAGAGATTGTTAGTTTTTTTGAAGAGCATAAACGCCAACAAGATTTAGTACTTTATAATTGTACTTCAGGATATCCTGTACCTTTTGAGGATGTATGTCTTTTAGATATCGTAACCTTAAAAGAAAAATATGGCAAACGGATTAAGCATATTGGGTTTTCTGGACATCATTTAGGAATAGCAGTTGATGTTGCTGCGTATACCTTAGGAGCTCATATTATAGAGCGTCATTATACATTAGACAGAACTTGGAAAGGCACAGACCATGCTGCATCTTTAGAACCTATGGGTTTAAGAAAATTATCTCGTGATCTTAAAGCGGTGCACAAAACATTAACGCATAAATCACAAGATATTCTTCCTATTGAAAGGGTACAACGCGATAAGCTGAAGTATAGAAAGGATTAA
- a CDS encoding glycosyltransferase family protein, protein MSKKIFVLFPDGVGLRNFAFTNFKEIGEDSGFEVMYWNNSIFPLKDKLGYDEVVIENRSIHPKTGTLNRARKRVELALSKKRFNDNVYPTYRFPLSFKTLRATLKSLFVKYHEVTRATPKGWQNLMDEMFTAERSTQRYKDCKAQLVEHQPDLVFCTTQRSTQAIAPMLAAQDLGIPTVCWVYSWDNVPKGMSTIEADHYIVWSQLMKDELLKYYPKTNPNQITITGTPQFEPHYDTKLLQARDQFFSDHNLDSDKRYICFSGDDETTSPLDQFYLEDVAKAVRQLNTEGYNLGIIFRKVPVDFSGRYDEVLKNYSNEIIAIDPLWEPMGNQWNMVMPTKEDFKLLVNTCHHSDLVVNICSSMVFDFAIHDKPCIYPNYEQPQLKKGVRDIGQNYNYVHFRTMPKDAVVWALNKAEIYTGIKSILDGAVNPAPIAKEWFKVINQHPCNMASERIWEALKDFT, encoded by the coding sequence ATGAGCAAGAAAATATTTGTCTTATTTCCAGATGGTGTGGGGCTCCGAAATTTTGCGTTCACAAATTTCAAGGAAATTGGTGAAGATTCAGGTTTCGAAGTAATGTATTGGAATAATTCGATATTTCCATTAAAAGATAAACTCGGTTATGATGAAGTGGTTATTGAAAACCGAAGCATACATCCTAAAACAGGAACACTTAATAGAGCTAGAAAACGAGTTGAGCTTGCATTGTCTAAAAAACGATTTAACGACAATGTGTATCCTACCTATCGATTTCCGCTTAGTTTTAAAACTCTAAGGGCAACACTAAAGAGCCTTTTTGTAAAATATCATGAAGTGACTCGTGCAACTCCTAAAGGATGGCAAAACCTTATGGATGAGATGTTCACTGCAGAACGCTCTACACAACGATATAAAGATTGTAAAGCACAGTTAGTAGAGCATCAACCAGATCTTGTATTTTGTACGACACAACGCTCTACACAAGCTATTGCCCCGATGCTGGCAGCTCAAGATTTAGGTATTCCTACTGTGTGTTGGGTGTATAGTTGGGATAATGTTCCTAAGGGTATGAGTACTATTGAAGCAGATCATTATATTGTTTGGTCGCAATTAATGAAAGATGAACTTTTAAAGTATTATCCAAAAACCAATCCAAATCAAATTACGATTACTGGGACACCACAATTTGAACCTCATTACGATACCAAGTTATTACAAGCTCGAGATCAATTTTTTAGTGACCATAATTTAGATAGCGATAAGCGTTATATCTGTTTTTCGGGAGACGATGAAACAACATCGCCATTAGACCAATTTTACCTAGAAGACGTTGCTAAAGCTGTAAGGCAACTTAATACAGAAGGCTATAATCTGGGTATCATATTTAGAAAAGTTCCAGTTGATTTTTCTGGGCGTTATGATGAAGTTTTGAAAAATTATTCAAATGAAATTATTGCTATAGATCCACTTTGGGAACCAATGGGTAACCAATGGAATATGGTAATGCCAACAAAAGAAGATTTTAAGTTGTTAGTTAATACCTGTCATCATAGTGATTTAGTTGTTAATATATGCTCGAGTATGGTATTCGATTTTGCAATACATGATAAACCTTGCATTTATCCAAATTACGAACAACCACAATTAAAAAAAGGAGTGCGTGATATAGGTCAAAACTATAATTATGTGCACTTTAGAACGATGCCTAAAGATGCAGTTGTTTGGGCTCTAAATAAAGCTGAAATTTATACAGGAATTAAATCAATATTAGATGGTGCAGTTAATCCAGCTCCAATAGCTAAAGAATGGTTTAAAGTTATAAATCAACATCCTTGTAATATGGCAAGTGAGCGTATTTGGGAAGCATTAAAAGATTTCACCTAA
- a CDS encoding glycosyltransferase family 4 protein, with protein sequence MHIAFLTSEYPHELASRSAGIGASIKNITAGLVKHARVSIFIYGQDKNVVIRENGVTLHFIKQKKFKFFSWYFYRKHLQNYINSYIVKEHITAIEVPDWTGISAFMNLKCPIVIKCHGSDTYFCTLEKRKQKFKNYFLEKKALKSADYILSVSKFTAETTKRLFNLSKRIETIPNAIDSTKFIPKPIAESKLTILYFGTLIRKKGVLEIPLYLNKVVEDYPDCQFIFAGSDVLDYETNTSTWGLMTNLMTNVVRDNSTWLGSLPYSEMQDLINQASVIILPSYAEAMPMTWLEAMSMEKALVTSNIGWAKELMIHNKTGFMANPKDHDCYANHILQLLNDKHLRYTFGQNARAHVNSSFSLEVITAQNINYYKTIVS encoded by the coding sequence ATGCACATTGCTTTTCTTACTTCAGAGTACCCTCACGAACTAGCATCCAGATCTGCAGGCATAGGTGCAAGTATTAAAAATATCACTGCAGGTTTAGTAAAACATGCAAGAGTTTCTATTTTTATATATGGACAGGACAAAAATGTTGTAATTAGAGAAAACGGTGTTACACTACATTTTATAAAGCAGAAAAAGTTTAAATTTTTTAGCTGGTATTTTTATCGTAAGCATCTTCAAAACTATATAAATAGCTACATTGTAAAAGAACACATTACAGCAATTGAAGTGCCTGATTGGACAGGAATTTCAGCCTTTATGAATTTAAAATGTCCAATAGTAATTAAGTGTCATGGAAGTGACACCTATTTTTGTACTTTAGAAAAACGAAAACAAAAATTTAAAAATTACTTTTTAGAAAAGAAAGCTCTTAAAAGTGCAGATTACATATTGTCGGTAAGCAAATTTACTGCGGAAACTACAAAACGACTTTTTAATTTGTCGAAACGAATAGAGACAATTCCAAACGCGATAGATTCGACCAAATTTATCCCAAAACCAATAGCTGAATCAAAATTGACAATTTTATATTTTGGTACATTAATTCGGAAAAAAGGTGTTTTAGAAATACCTTTATACCTCAATAAAGTGGTTGAAGATTACCCAGATTGTCAATTTATCTTTGCGGGAAGTGATGTTCTCGATTATGAAACTAACACATCGACTTGGGGATTAATGACGAATCTAATGACTAATGTGGTTAGAGACAACTCTACTTGGTTAGGCAGTTTACCATATTCAGAAATGCAAGATCTTATAAACCAGGCTTCCGTTATTATTCTTCCTAGCTATGCTGAAGCTATGCCAATGACTTGGTTAGAGGCTATGTCGATGGAAAAAGCATTAGTAACTTCAAATATTGGCTGGGCTAAAGAATTAATGATACATAATAAGACTGGTTTTATGGCAAACCCAAAAGATCATGACTGTTATGCAAATCATATACTTCAGCTTTTAAATGACAAACACTTAAGGTATACATTTGGACAAAATGCAAGAGCTCATGTAAATTCTAGTTTTAGTTTAGAGGTAATAACCGCTCAAAACATAAATTATTATAAAACCATTGTATCATGA
- a CDS encoding glycosyltransferase family 2 protein: protein MIILEHTSGLVAVRAYDAKKQEISLQTINACEALLFLAKKFPNEHIIWVEAKLSSQINGEVLKSQFSHQREVLTFSNTNYFPACIGYVENSSFLKVNPNVKYPTWQMSSQLGGALGSQLLQFKNTVSEEMGLDYMLCSIAKLGQPKGLCCYRLPLETLNTVDVKQATTSIVFKFVRQHYRLQWQFLLLFNLIVFENKWPILYMLKSVCTQKRLHLKNSLPTIQVKKEVFAQQQQQQQQQLDVIIPTIGRASYLYDVLKDLSNQTILPETVIIVEQNPKENASTELDYIKTKSWQFKIIHQFIHETGACNARNIALQLVKSSWVFMADDDIRIASNFIEKALIDLNVHSNTAMTFSCLKEGETEQIKNLIQWNAFGSGCSIVESDIAKKVGFDTSFENGFGEDAAFGNDLRNRGVDVLYNPFTSLTHLKAPIGGFRQPVKFLWNDDKIKPKPSPTVMLFQLKHRTPEQVKGYKSLLFLKFYKKQNIKNPIRYVRVMKQRWNASVKWANYLDK, encoded by the coding sequence ATGATTATTTTAGAACATACATCTGGTTTAGTTGCAGTACGAGCCTATGATGCTAAAAAGCAAGAGATTTCATTGCAAACTATAAATGCTTGTGAAGCCTTACTTTTTTTAGCTAAAAAATTTCCTAATGAACATATCATTTGGGTAGAAGCAAAGTTGTCTTCTCAAATTAATGGTGAAGTACTTAAATCTCAATTTTCTCATCAAAGAGAAGTATTAACTTTCTCTAACACCAATTATTTTCCAGCTTGTATTGGGTATGTTGAAAACTCTTCTTTTTTAAAAGTTAACCCAAACGTTAAGTACCCAACTTGGCAAATGTCATCTCAATTGGGTGGAGCGTTAGGCTCACAATTACTACAATTTAAGAATACTGTGAGTGAAGAAATGGGCTTAGATTATATGCTATGTTCCATCGCAAAACTAGGGCAACCCAAAGGATTGTGCTGTTATAGGTTACCATTAGAAACTTTAAATACTGTAGATGTTAAACAGGCAACCACAAGCATTGTATTTAAATTCGTAAGGCAACATTATAGATTACAATGGCAATTTTTACTCTTGTTTAATTTAATTGTATTTGAAAACAAATGGCCGATATTATATATGCTTAAAAGTGTATGCACTCAAAAGCGATTACATTTAAAAAATTCATTACCAACTATACAAGTTAAAAAAGAAGTTTTTGCACAACAACAACAACAACAACAACAACAATTAGACGTAATCATTCCCACGATAGGTAGAGCATCATATTTATATGACGTCTTAAAAGATCTTTCAAATCAAACTATTCTTCCTGAAACAGTAATTATTGTTGAGCAAAACCCAAAAGAAAATGCATCAACTGAGCTAGATTATATTAAAACAAAATCTTGGCAATTTAAAATTATTCATCAATTTATTCACGAAACAGGAGCTTGCAATGCAAGAAATATAGCTTTACAACTTGTAAAATCAAGTTGGGTGTTTATGGCTGATGACGACATTAGGATAGCTTCCAATTTTATAGAAAAGGCATTAATTGATTTAAATGTACATAGTAATACTGCCATGACCTTTAGCTGTTTAAAAGAAGGAGAGACAGAACAAATTAAAAATTTAATACAATGGAATGCGTTTGGCTCAGGTTGTAGTATTGTAGAATCTGATATAGCAAAAAAGGTAGGCTTTGATACATCTTTTGAAAATGGATTTGGAGAAGACGCAGCCTTTGGAAATGATTTAAGAAATAGAGGTGTTGATGTTCTTTATAATCCATTTACGAGTTTAACACACTTAAAAGCACCGATAGGAGGCTTTAGGCAACCTGTTAAGTTTCTTTGGAATGATGATAAAATAAAACCAAAACCATCGCCAACTGTGATGTTGTTTCAGTTAAAACATAGAACACCAGAGCAGGTAAAGGGTTACAAATCACTTCTATTTTTAAAATTTTACAAAAAACAAAATATTAAAAACCCAATTCGTTATGTTCGGGTTATGAAACAACGATGGAATGCTAGCGTAAAATGGGCTAATTATCTAGATAAATAG
- a CDS encoding glycosyltransferase family 2 protein, which produces MNFTLIICTYQRPQSLLNLLKSVREQSLYPNDIIIIDGSIGDTTEKIIQSNSFINLRYFKVSEKNRGLTKQRNIGINKVNKYSKVVCFLDDDVILEDNYFSEILKTYIRHPQALGVGGISNNEISWELINENEARQGENYYYFDGYKRKEGLRFRLRKKLMLDANRPPAHLPEFSHGRSIGYLPPSGKTYPVEQLVGYSCSFRTDILKQNKFSEYFEGYGLYEDADYTLRLSSIGKLYVNTAAQCKHYHEASGRPNQFKYGKMVVKNGWYVWRVRWPKPSLKARLKWHAIVWLLTLVRLSNVITTKDKKKALTESLGRIVAWWQLLFKKLKFKL; this is translated from the coding sequence ATGAATTTCACGCTAATTATCTGTACTTATCAACGACCGCAATCACTTTTAAACTTATTAAAATCTGTTAGAGAGCAAAGCTTATATCCTAATGATATTATAATTATAGATGGATCTATAGGTGATACTACTGAAAAAATAATACAATCAAATTCATTTATAAATCTAAGGTATTTTAAAGTTTCTGAGAAAAATCGAGGTTTGACAAAACAGCGAAACATTGGTATTAATAAAGTTAATAAATATTCGAAAGTGGTTTGTTTTCTCGATGATGATGTTATTTTGGAGGATAATTACTTTAGCGAAATACTTAAAACTTACATACGTCATCCACAAGCTCTAGGTGTAGGCGGTATATCCAACAATGAGATAAGTTGGGAGTTGATAAATGAAAATGAGGCTCGACAGGGCGAAAATTATTATTATTTTGATGGCTATAAACGGAAAGAGGGATTACGGTTTAGGCTTCGTAAAAAACTGATGTTGGATGCAAATCGTCCACCAGCACATTTACCTGAATTTTCACATGGCAGAAGTATTGGATACCTTCCACCATCTGGTAAAACCTATCCTGTAGAACAGTTAGTGGGATATTCCTGTTCCTTTAGAACGGATATCCTAAAGCAAAACAAATTTTCAGAATATTTTGAAGGCTATGGTTTATATGAAGATGCAGATTATACCTTGCGCTTATCAAGTATAGGAAAACTATATGTCAATACAGCAGCTCAATGTAAACACTATCATGAGGCATCAGGTCGACCAAACCAATTTAAGTATGGAAAAATGGTAGTAAAGAATGGATGGTATGTATGGCGAGTACGTTGGCCAAAACCAAGTTTAAAAGCTAGATTGAAATGGCATGCCATAGTTTGGCTGCTTACTTTAGTACGTTTATCCAATGTAATTACAACTAAAGACAAGAAAAAAGCCTTGACTGAAAGTTTAGGACGTATAGTTGCTTGGTGGCAGTTGTTGTTTAAGAAGCTAAAATTTAAACTATAG